Genomic segment of Glandiceps talaboti chromosome 17, keGlaTala1.1, whole genome shotgun sequence:
GGGAAGAGTGTGATTTGAAATTACTGAAACGATTCGACAACTTTACATTTGATAAGTCActtgtgcatgtacatgtgtgtgagGTGGGGTGCATgcatagtatgtatgtatgtatgtatgtatgtatgtatgtatgtatgtaataaatgccgtccagGTAAATACACGCCAAAGTAGGAGGCTTGTATTGCccggatggcatttatcttgtacctCTGGAACTTCATTCGTGGTGATATATTCTTCCCAGGAAGAACTTCATACACTCATCGtctgtgttttgattttcgataaCAAGACTGATGCCTAAAGCCGACAACATTGATACACGCCGGTGTCAACATTCGATGTCACACACGTATATCATTACAGATACCTTGTGACGAAAACAGCAATTACATCACAATGGACAGTGTATTTGATGTATCCATGAAGTTGAGATCGGGACGCCCTTTCATGCATTGTTCCTGATATGTCTTTGGATACCAGCGCAGAGTTCAGTTAATGTTTTCCCAGAGTAAGGTAAACCGTTCGTTCTTCTTGCCTCGACCACAAACTGTACGTGCCATTTGGTCAGCTCTTTGTCTGTAATTGTCGGTAAATCGGTGACAAATGGTATAGGGCAGTCCAGTCCGTCTTCATTCTTGTCATCGGCCCAACTATTCAAAACTTTGCATTTCCAAGTAGTATTTTTCTGAGTATTTTTCGGTACACTTGCCTTCAATTTCTGATCTATGTCCTCAGATGTCATAGCAGCAAACTGTCGCTTTATCCCTGCCATGATACTGTACTGTGTATGCCTTGCAAGTTACGACTTACGTGTATTTTATCACACAGACAATAAAGAAACTGTGATTGTGAATCAGGTCTTATCAGTTCAGTAACAGTCAGGGGCCATGttgttgttatgattgtctgtgTCTAATCGTTCTTCCTGGTCACACACAGTCAGGGGCCATGTTTTCGTTATGATTGTCTGCATCTCATCACTCTTCCCAGGATGgcattaattggatctcatagCGACTTACGTGTATTTTATCACACAGACAATAAAGAAACTGTGATTGTGAACCAGGTCTTATCAGTTCAGTAACAGTCAGGggccatgtttttgttatgattgtctgcatctaatcactcttccctggatgccattaattggatctcatacacagcaAATACACTCCCGCCAAAGATATTAGATAAATTTGCTTCTCagctgatacaccggtcttcatgcttttccctgattggttaatagcctcatttgtaactgtcagtcgaccTTTAATGCCCACACcagagtacaagtatgtatgtatgtatgtatgtatgtatgtatgtatgtatgtatgtatgtatgtataatgtatgtatgtatgtatgtatgtatgtatgtatgtatgtatgtgtgtgtgtgtgtatgtatgtatgtatgtatgtatgtatgtatgtatgtatgtatgtatgtatgtatgtatgtatgtatggtatgtatgtatgtatgtatgtatgtatgtatgtattcacttGTGTGTGTAGTTTATGATGCTGAAGAGTATACaattaaatttatcaacacATAGCCAGGGGATCACATTCCATTCAAAGGAAAGAAACAATACAGTCAATTACTTTTCAACTACTATTTATTTAGAGCAGGCCAACTGATAAACTGTCAAGTACACCGGTACTAGATAGCAGATACCATAAGAAAAAGACAAACATAACATATGCATGTTCATCGGTGACAACAATAATGTCCTAAGTTTGTGATAATAGTTGATCACGATTCCTATGCATTCAGACAGGCGGTGCAATCAACTGGACACTCTGCAATATAAATAGTACGGTGTAATGATACACATAGTTGCCTCGATATTGAAACAACACATGGCCCACAGCGGACAAATAATTAATGTGTTTTCTCTAAAGTTAAGTTTGTGTAGATAATTTACCCTGgaatatatgaataatattttgCTGATTCTTGTACATGAGCAGATCTTTGGAAGGCAATTGATTCCAATATTATCATATAACgaattacaatatatttatattgttacGTTATAGAGCGACCGATTACAAATTGACAGTCTTGGATTGACACTAAAGCTCACACGGACTAATCAATTCATTATAATGAAAATCTCTTCTATTTtcaataacagtttacaagtgAAGTCTATGTTTTGTCTGCTTTAAcacaattttatattgtattgcattgtattgcattgtattgtattgtattgtattgtattgtattgtattatacttatttgtgttgtattgtgtgttgtgttgcgttgtattgtgttgcattgtattgcgttgtattgtgttgcattgtattgtattggattgtattgtacttatttgtgttgtattgtgtgttgtgttgttttttgaTGTGATCTATTGTggtctattgtattgtattgtgttgtgttgtaactgtatatatgttttgtctttgttgtttAACAAGGTCAGGAGACATTCCTGTTCGGCTTTACAGTTGCTTTGGTTTATAAAGtattctaatctaatctaatctagtctaatctaatctaatctaatctaatcaatCTAAGTGTGTATACCAATATTCATTGTGTATGTTAATACTGGCGTTACTGTGTTTTTCTTAATCGTAGTGTCTCCTTACTGTTATTAAATTTATCGATATTAACAGCTCAAAGCAAGAAAGGCAAGTCGATGCTTTAACAACGCGAAAATCCTGTTTGCAAAGACCAGTCAACTCTAGAGGGCGGTACACAGTATCATATAGCCATACATAGAACACTTACCAGCAGCGTGGTACTGACAAATGAATCCATTGCCCACTGTACATTCAATGTCATTCCATTCGAATGTTTCACTGAAAACAATGAAAGAAATGGTAAGACGAGATTTTAGAGATTGCAGTTGATAGTGTAGCTTATGTTATTGTATGGATAGTATGTTGGCAGAGACAAAGATAACTATATTGTGTAATAACACAGTACTAGTAAGCTGTCCGTATAATATGCTAATATGCCGATATTTCGTATATTTATGGATACTTGGTATGAATGGATACTTGATTTTGCAATTGATCTATggactggctggctggttggttggttggttggttggttggttggttgattgattgattgattgattgattgattgaatgaatgaatgattgattgattgattgattgattgattgattgattgattgattgattgattgattgattgattgatgagtgattgattgattgattgattgattgatagatgaatgagtaagtaagtgagtgagttagtgagtgagtgagttagggAAAAACTAGCTAGGCAATTTAGCTAGTTTTAGCTAAATCAATTTTAGcttaatcaataaatcaatgacGTGATAATCCGTTTCTTAAGCTGCAAGAAGAGGAAACAAGTACATACGGACACAACTCTAAATGAGGAAAAGGAAAGGAAGGCGACATGAACGAGGCTTACCCGTCTATCTCAGTACAATCCTCATCATAACCCTTCTTATGTGGAGCATTTTCCGCCCAGTTACTGAAACACTTGttctttttctgttttgttCCATCTACCCACACGAATTTGCCTTCTTTTGACGTATCACTCAACCCAATCCAAAAGTTGGTGTCCCCCAAATTGTTGGCAAAAATGGCAGTCTCTATAGCAGCCTGGATTTCATCATCAGTGACCATGGCCAGCATTCCACCAGATTGTGAGCACTCAACGCTTGCCTCGTCCCAGGTTTTTAGATCGGTAAATATCTTGAATTCGGAGCAGGCACATAGGGGTCCTGAAATGccaaaaacacaaaaagaatGAATATAACTATGCTATTGTCTAGCTTACCTGTAGACTCGAAGGACTAGCGCTACTACGCTATTTGCTaccctaactgacattttgtattttgaatttcGCCAGCTCTTCGTCGTCGACTGCAATGATGGCTGTGTCACACTGGTCTAGAAGCCACGCCATGCCACAGACGACGTgtgcaaaacattattttaatagaAGACAACGTTTGTAATAGGAACTTGCAATcgagactgagcatgctcaaaggcaaaggactatgggattgtcTGTAATTACCATTACACCTAATCTAGAGCTATCCAAAGAATAAACCTTCTACAATGGTCAGAGTAACcatgactagattatttgtggttacaaacaatacaacAATATTCTTTATAATAATGATCGATTCATATTTATTATCGTATTTCCCATGAcgcaacattcaatatggcgggATTCCAAGTTCCGTATTAGAGTGAGGTCGCAGTTTCAAGATTACACCTAAATTGTGGAGTCATCATGCGAGCTGACAGTATGATTTAAATATGTGTTATTATATATTCGACCAATAGCGGTCTATACAGGAATGCCATTCGAAACCAGTGTGACATGGCTATATGTGGAAGGACAGCGAAATTCAAcgtcaaaatgtcagttaggataacAAATAGCGTAGATGCGCTAGTCCTTCAAGTGTACAGGTAGGTTAGCTATGTGTCTCATTCGTTTGGAAATGGTTTAGTAAATACTACCATACCTTAATAACGTGTTCACTATAGTGTAACAATATTAGAGTGGTTCGGAAGTAGTTACAGTAATTGTAAAGTTTACTAAGAAAACATATTACGAATTACTTATATGATTAAAGTGTCCATGACGTTCCATCTCCTACAATAACATGTGAGCAATATTGAATATAAGCGTTGCGTCCCATATGTCGGCATAAATAACTCGTTGAAGTCATTTAGAGTTATTTTATAGTCACCCTAAAGTACTTTTCAAGtcaatgtttttgttacttTTGCCTGACTTGTGGGATAACGACTCAACAttatatgctatactatattatacttgCATGAACTATTCGAGACATATTCCTGGCAAACAGCATAGTATCTGAAGATAAAAAGCTCCAGATCATATTTGTAATTGCTTTGTAccgaaaataaaataaacaaatagacAGTCATATTCCAGTATAGACTCtagtaaataataaaatatctgAGGATAAAAACACTCGatcatatttacaatttgtgtACGGACAAGAGATATATTCCTGAAGACTCTAGCAATCAACTGTTACACAATATCTGAATATAAAGGTTCTATATCGCATTTGCAATTTCATTGCACCATGTTTCAATCACCTATTGGTACTTTTCAACAGGACTAGTAACATGATTCCTGAAGAGAAAACGCATCATTCATTACCAAAATTTTCAACTGGTGGTTGGTTCGTGTCAGAGCTATCACTACTACTATCACCACTGTCACTGCTACTGCTCGAATGTACTCCGCTGTCACTGTTTCTCCTCCAACGTCCTCCACTATTTCTGCTCTGGATTTTGGTTTCCCTACTGACACTTCCTTTACTATTACTTCGACTACGTCCCGGTCTCACCTGTTGTACAAATACAATTACATAAAAAAACTAAGCAAATACATTTTTACCCTCTATATGTTGTGTCATTTCAGTCCTGGATCTTAATGTAGAATGTAGTCTAACAGCAAACACAGTTTATATTCATCCCTTGCAAGATGAGAAGATGACATGTATATTTGCGATTAAAAATCcctttcattattttcttttatcATATACGTTTATAATTGCATATGTTGCATCTCTagaattaatacatgtacacctaagCCATTGGAGTTCGCATCCCCCGTTTGCATCTCTagaattaatacatgtacacctaagCCATTGGAGTTCGCATCccccgtatgtatgtatgtatgtatgtatgtatgtatgtatgtatgtatgtatgtatgtatgtatgtatgtatgtatgcatgcatgtatgtatgtatgtatgtatgtatgtatgtatgtatgcatgcatgcatgcatgcatgtatgtatgtatgtatgtatgtatgtatgtatgtatgtatatgtgtgtatgtatgtgtgtatgtgtgtatgtatgtatgtatgtatgtatgtatgtatgtatgtatgtgtgtgtatgtatgtgtgtatgtatgtatgtacgtacgtatgtatgtatgtatgtatgtatgtatgtatgtatgtatgcatgcttgtatgtatgtatgtatgtatgtatgtatgtatgtatgtatgtatgtatgtatgtatgcatgtatgcatgtatgcatgtatgcatgtatgtatgtatgtatgtatgtatgtatgtatgtatatatgtatgtatgtgtgtatgtaggtatgtatgtaggtatgtatttaggtaggtgggtagataggtaggtaggtaggtaggtaggtaggtatgtactctgtgtgtgtgtgtgtgtgtgtgtgtgtgtgtgtgtgtgtgacagttAACCGTAAACATAGGATAAAAATACCCTTACCTGATGACCTTGTCGATGACCTTGACAGGCTAATACAAGTATCCCCAGGAACACAAACAGTGACATCAACTTGTACATAGTTATCTAAAATatcgtttaaaaaaaacatatgttTTGAAAGGTTGTCCCCTAGTTTCTCATAAACGAATATGCTAATTTCTTTCACTTAGCTCTCAAAGTTAATTTATCAAACACGCTTGTAATAGGATTATAGAaactgttttgtatttttagttATATATACTTTCAATGCCAATGGTAGGTTAATCTCAGACGAGAAAGACTTGATGTGAAATGCTCTTCAATTTCACGGCTCGTTTGTCCTAGTTTTCAAACTGTAAATGCGATTTggtcaaataaaaacaaatgacaacttACAAAATTGTGCTCATAGTgacaatataaataaaaagCAAAAACTCAGGTCAATATCGTATCAATATTACAAGCAAGATAACTAGATAAATAAATCTCAAAATGAGGCCATGTATTAAGAAGCTGAACTAACACCCATCTcccccctgtctgtctgtcggtctgtatgtctctgtctgtctgtctgtctgtctgtctgtctgtctgtctgtctgtctgtctgtctgtctgcctgtctctctcgttctctctcactcactctctcactcactcactcactcactcactcactcactcactcactcactcactcactcactcactcactcactcactcactcactgctTTTGCCTCACTCACTGCTTTTGCAACGAACGAAATTGATGGTCGTACCTGAAATTACAGATCGAGAACCAACGTATATGTGCCGTTAGATATACTTCGAAACGCAATATGCCTGGCTATTGTACGTGATGATGACTTCCAGCGTTGACAGAAGACAAACCAGATTGGACCATGTGATGTGAAGTGGTGACAGTTTTATCAAGAACCAATTTTATGTGAACTGCTTTTATATGTTTTCGGTGTAAATGAAACTGTTACGCTGAcgtgtacataaatacattattgtataaGCTTGCTTTGTAACAAGCAAATACAGGGAACAAAGACGTGTTCTGAGAACGAAGCGATGTAACAGTTACCATGCGGTTATGTCAAATAAACATATGGTAGTAAAAGGCCTGTGATATTGCTTAATTTTCTTGTATTGAAATCAATAATTGCATCAAGAAAATTGCATGGTATGCAACTTGTTTGCTTTACAAACATGCCAcgaacattaattttgtaacttGTCCCGGGggaaacttttattttttttaaaatttaatttgcaAATTTTTCAAATAACATTTGCAAATTCATAACCAAATCCGTTGAGCCCGAGAATGACAgcatattttataatatttaccGTCtaaaatattattctattcaTTCTATGAGAGTGTATGCACATCGAAGTTGAGTAAGAATTCCACTGGGTTTTCATATGTGTACGAATGTATAAGCTTTCGGCTACTAAGTCCCGCCATGTATGTCAAACCATCACTAGCGTATGGTACTATATCGTCTGATATGAACTTGTCAGCTCTAAAATATATGCTTCTAAGTATGTTAGTATGTTTTGACAGTTTAATTTTTTACACAGACTTTACTCGAAAACGGGCTTTAAGAACagattcagacagacagacagacatacagacagacagacagacagacagacagacagacagacaaacaagcggtcggacatacatacatacatacatacatacatacatacatacatacatacatacatacattcatacatacatacatacatacatacatacatacatacatatacatacatattacatacatacatgcgctgtattgtattgtattgtgttgtgttgtgttgtgctgtgtcgtgtcgtgtcgtgtcgtgtcgtgtcgtatCGTATCACAtcgcattgcattgcattgctgtgctgtgctgtgttgtgttgtgttgtgttgtgttgtgttgtgtcgtgtcgtgtcgtatCGTATCGTGtcgcattgcattgcattgcattgctgtgctgtgctgtgttgtgttgtgttgtgttgtgttgtgttgtgttgtgttgtgttgtgttgtatagaAGTTGCCATGGTACAGCTACTTATTGAAACTATATGTGGTGACTAGCTTGATAGTAGCTTGTTGATACCATTAAACTAGTTCTTACAAACGAAGTGTTATGAAAGACTACATAATTATATTCGCTGCTGTTACCATTTATGATTGATCATCTTGtgatatagtatattatgtGCAAGATAattatgtggggggggggagggggcggCATAAGCCGAGTTTATATGTTGTAGGCGTAATCTTGGTGCGTAATTAAAATAGATCTCAAAGcattctacttactgaataaTACTggccaccacttgcaattgactgaactcaaacttaGCATAAAGATACATTATATAATATCGATccaataatttaatttattacaCGCATGAAAATGTTTGTGGAAATTCTGCTTTAAGAAAACCAGACGACGATTGTGAcgtcatagaaggcatacacTGCCATTACATTGCAATAGTGTTATCGTTATAGTGTCTTTTCACTCAAGTAAAATGCCcataaactcagcttatgccACTTAGAATGGTGGAGGGTGGTCTTATACATATCAGCTAAAAGGAATAAATACTGCAGTACTCTGTCTTGTTCTGGGTTGGCTTCAGTTTGAACACATCGGGTTCATTGTGTAGCATTCGATGTGTACGTATTCATCTTACCTAGACGTCGTCGAAAAAGTAGTTTAAACCGGTTTAAACAAAAGTCAAAGGTCAGTCAGCTCAGAAAGTATTTGGCAATTATTCCCTGTACTGCCATCAAATACTCATGGGATACCTTTCATTTTCAGTGActgtgtttccatggttacatatATGATTATCATACGTGTAATCACACTGCTCAAATGAGGCGTGACTGCAGCAGATGAGATTATGTGatgtaaatataacaatataataGATATGTCGGTTTGTGATATAATATTGTGGTTCTTATAATTAACTTAGTTTATGAcatttcaaattgaatttttgaaGTATCACCAATATCGATATTTTAATACAACAAgcattttaaattaatttccTCAAATCTGAAATATCAAAGGTAGAAAaaaaacctggtaaaatgaacaccagatttaaactgaatgccgaTCCGTAAGGGCAtagtctttagattttcgttcgtacacacaataattgttgaaaTGCCAAATTATAAGTTGTAGCTATCATATTAGACCACTTTTTTAGTGGTAGCTATTATACACGATATTCGCCATAATTGGTAAATAGTTATACCAGTGGTCTGAGGATatgccaaactataagaaatctgaagTTTCTATACTCAAggtattgcctaattaccgaaaatcatatattatgtaaattaataatcTAGCTTTAAAGGCCATATtcaatttgttatcatcaacgtGTGCACCTAATTATATGGAATATGAaacttgcaaaaaaaaatcaccaaaatcattaattaacaaataaatgatTACAATTATGAAAAAACGTCACCAAAGTATACCAATGCATGTACCGAATTCGAAGTGTGCATTTgtaaaatatagcctaattactgaaaaccattcgttatgcaaatgaaacattacaaCTAATAGTTATATCAAGAAGAGTTTCACAGAGCATATGTGccttgttatggttgatgtatgtatacCAAATCATATTAAATTGCAAAGAATGCTTTCTTAAGGTGAAgcttaattattgaaattattgatTACTCAAATATTGTCGATGGCTGCCATAGTTAGTTTAGTTGGTTGAGTAATTTGCGTTtccttgatatatatatatatatatatatatatatatatatatatgtgtgtgtgtgtgtgtgtgtgtgtgtgtgtgtgtgtaagtgtgtatgtgtgtgtgtgtgtgtgtgtctgtctgtctgtctgtctgtctgtctgcctgtgtgtttATTCAGTTTTATGCAAACATGTGGTTGTCGTACGTTCTAACGTCGCATatagttttcaaattttttcaaacaaaaaatgaataaaattacTCATTTCCAATGAAATATGGATGGTTCGTACGAATGTGCGTTTGAAGCGTGTGTAGAGGCATTAGAGATCCAACTAAAACACGACAGTGTCCATCAAGTACGTCTAGGCTGTGCAAGTATAAAATCTAAAACAATCCATGATGAATTCTGTCGTTTTCATGCAGTGTGTACAAACATAGTGAACTTAGCGATAGTCATTGGGCATATATGACAGCAGGAGAGTATTCGTGACCATTTTCCAGctttagtttattagtttttttatattaaatatcGTAATTCTGATGGTTTTACTGTGTATTTATATAGTAAACCAAAGAGGGAACGGCTTGAAACTAAAAGGAAAATAGACTAGTCCCCCCAAACACCTTTAGCTCACAACCTTAAAACGTATCATTTGAATAGGTAAATAGTGAGCGTAACTAGAATAGGATGTCGCTTCAAGATGTACGCCTGATCTCAAGTTCACAGGGTCATTTAAACTCCGAACGTGCATTATATATCCTTATGTTTAGAGTGAATAGGAATTGTTATATTAAGGTTAACTGTGGGGAAAGCTCGGCCTTATGCCAAACCATGAAACAGGAAAACGTCGATGCCTGTAAACAAATGCGCCCTCATCGTCAGCCAGCCTAGTGTGAGAATGACGAATCATAACAATTCCGATGTTTTATGATAAGATGCATACCTCGCTATTATTTTTGGACTAgaagtcggggggggggggtaggaaGTTTGTTTCAAATGCGACAATACTTGTAAAAAGGAATGCTTCTCCCCTCTTTTTTTTGAGGAAATAGCTACCCTGTCTATCATATGTTTGTTAATGATAACTGTGGTATGGAAACACTTACATAACCCTCACTCGACAGACGgaaacattacatacattgaCATCTTACCGAACGTTTATCTAATTTGCATTTGGATGAACATTACggcattttctaaaaaaatatcaatttctctGTTACACGAACACAACTTTGCTGTGCGGCAAATACCAACACACATGTCAAATCCGTCCATATAATGCTTCATATAGCTTTAATGAATTGAAGAGAAAATGacagaacaaacaaaattattggACATGTAACGATACACTGTCACTGAAATTAATAGCACTATATCTATACAACGTATACTGCCTGTTATTAGTAATCTAATGTGTACTCAGTGTTGTCGTTAACTTGGCCGTCTAGTCCATAGTCCATACCTCCTGAGG
This window contains:
- the LOC144448057 gene encoding salivary C-type lectin 1-like — its product is MYKLMSLFVFLGILVLACQGHRQGHQVRPGRSRSNSKGSVSRETKIQSRNSGGRWRRNSDSGVHSSSSSDSGDSSSDSSDTNQPPVENFGPLCACSEFKIFTDLKTWDEASVECSQSGGMLAMVTDDEIQAAIETAIFANNLGDTNFWIGLSDTSKEGKFVWVDGTKQKKNKCFSNWAENAPHKKGYDEDCTEIDGETFEWNDIECTVGNGFICQYHAAECPVDCTACLNA